One Megasphaera elsdenii DSM 20460 genomic window carries:
- a CDS encoding heavy metal translocating P-type ATPase produces MAEEFLKDHGCSCCNGHHDEDEGIKLNEVGTCSCGYGDDEDDEEESPLWTLIAGTVLFLITYLTNIIPEAVSLPAYIIAYLLLGYGVLREAGENIMKRRPFDENFLMAVATIGAFAIGDYPEAVAVMLFSRIGEAMEDRAVHRSRKQVAAAIDMRPEVVHRLGADGSTVTIPAKEAIAGDVVVVRVGDRIPLDGIVTAGESLIDTSALTGEPVPVICREGAEVLSGSINTTGVLQVKVTKPLDESMVTKILESVERAAARKPKIDRFITRFSRIYTPAVVAIAAATAIVPSLVTGQWHYWIYTALTFLVISCPCALVLSVPLSFFAGIGAASKQGILFKGGIAMEQMKHIKAVVFDKTGTITKGNFVVHQVLPADNRSADDVLCLCASAEQASNHPIARSVVAQACEQGLRLTEPSAMEEIAGQGLKARVGSHDVLCGNRQLLDGQHITLPAMDKVEYGSELYVAVDGAYAGRVVISDTIKDDAVDAIQAISRMGITTAMLTGDSQQAADYIASKTGIDDVRAKLLPQDKVNQMDVLRQQYGPVLFVGDGINDAPVLAGADVGAAMGSGADAAVEAADVVFMQSRVSAVPAALHLSRETMKIAMENVVFALGIKAVVMIAGFAGYASMWAAVFADSGVAALCVLNSVRMLYKK; encoded by the coding sequence ATGGCAGAAGAATTTTTGAAAGACCACGGCTGTTCCTGCTGCAACGGCCATCACGACGAAGACGAAGGCATCAAACTGAATGAAGTCGGCACCTGCAGTTGTGGCTACGGCGACGATGAGGACGATGAAGAAGAAAGTCCCTTGTGGACCCTCATCGCCGGTACCGTCCTCTTTTTAATTACCTACCTGACGAATATCATCCCGGAAGCCGTTTCCCTGCCGGCTTATATCATCGCCTATCTGCTCTTAGGCTATGGCGTTCTGCGGGAAGCTGGGGAAAATATCATGAAGCGCCGGCCTTTCGATGAAAATTTCCTCATGGCCGTCGCTACCATCGGTGCTTTTGCTATCGGGGACTATCCGGAAGCTGTCGCCGTCATGCTTTTCAGCCGCATTGGCGAAGCCATGGAAGACCGGGCTGTCCACCGCAGCCGCAAACAAGTGGCCGCTGCCATCGATATGCGTCCAGAAGTGGTCCACCGCTTAGGGGCTGATGGCTCGACGGTCACGATTCCGGCGAAAGAAGCCATAGCCGGTGATGTCGTCGTCGTCCGCGTCGGCGACCGCATCCCCCTGGACGGCATCGTCACGGCCGGCGAGAGCCTTATCGATACGTCGGCCTTGACCGGGGAACCAGTGCCGGTCATCTGCCGGGAAGGGGCGGAAGTCCTGTCGGGCAGCATCAATACGACAGGTGTCCTGCAGGTCAAAGTGACGAAGCCCTTGGACGAATCGATGGTCACAAAAATCCTGGAGTCCGTCGAAAGGGCAGCGGCCCGCAAGCCGAAAATCGACCGCTTTATTACCCGTTTCTCCCGCATCTACACGCCGGCTGTCGTCGCCATCGCCGCCGCTACGGCTATCGTCCCATCCCTGGTGACCGGCCAGTGGCACTACTGGATTTACACGGCCCTGACCTTCCTGGTCATCAGCTGTCCCTGCGCCCTGGTCCTCAGCGTACCTTTGAGTTTCTTTGCCGGTATCGGCGCGGCGTCCAAGCAGGGCATCCTCTTCAAGGGCGGCATTGCTATGGAACAGATGAAGCATATCAAAGCTGTCGTCTTCGATAAGACCGGGACCATTACCAAAGGCAATTTCGTCGTCCACCAAGTTCTCCCTGCCGATAACCGCAGTGCCGATGACGTCCTCTGCCTCTGTGCGTCGGCAGAACAGGCGTCGAACCATCCCATTGCCCGCAGCGTCGTCGCCCAGGCTTGTGAACAGGGCCTGCGCCTTACAGAACCGTCGGCCATGGAAGAAATCGCCGGCCAGGGCCTGAAAGCCCGCGTCGGCAGCCATGACGTCCTCTGCGGCAATCGCCAGCTCCTGGACGGCCAGCACATCACCTTGCCGGCCATGGATAAGGTGGAATACGGTTCGGAACTGTACGTCGCCGTCGATGGGGCCTATGCGGGCCGGGTGGTCATTTCGGACACTATCAAAGACGATGCCGTCGATGCCATTCAGGCTATTTCCCGTATGGGCATTACGACGGCCATGCTTACTGGCGATTCCCAGCAGGCAGCGGACTACATCGCTTCCAAGACGGGCATCGACGATGTCCGGGCCAAGCTGTTGCCGCAGGATAAAGTCAACCAGATGGATGTGCTGCGCCAGCAGTACGGTCCGGTCCTCTTCGTCGGCGACGGCATCAATGATGCGCCTGTCCTGGCCGGGGCCGATGTCGGTGCCGCCATGGGAAGCGGGGCCGATGCGGCTGTCGAAGCGGCCGATGTCGTCTTCATGCAGTCCCGTGTCAGCGCCGTACCGGCAGCGCTCCACCTGTCCCGGGAAACCATGAAGATCGCCATGGAAAATGTCGTCTTTGCCTTAGGCATCAAAGCCGTCGTCATGATCGCCGGTTTTGCCGGCTATGCTTCCATGTGGGCTGCCGTCTTTGCCGACTCCGGCGTGGCCGCTCTCTGTGTCCTCAATTCAGTGCGCATGCTTTACAAAAAATAA
- a CDS encoding MFS transporter — MEKAMGKIMTAAAETRAAAGTMTNFRWKIAFLIFLISFVAYMDRVNLSVATPVIMQEFGFTKIDMGFIQTCFFASYALMQVPGGILAEKFGMRKTGALAILWWSVFTALTALAKGKISFAAVRLAFGLGEGPVFPSLGAATFTWFNKHEKGKASSSILLGTFFGPVVGPVATVALMGLFGWHAVFIIFGLVGIALAWVWHRFACDNPADSPYVNAEEAAYINEGRSADSLKKAVAPWSKFLRSTQFWAVGIQFMVVDYIMYVFLAWLPMYLTEVHNMSLKSMGFWASCPWIALMAMVFLAGFVSDKIANGSHSEMQYKMRTVTAMAGVAVTSLGLYIASHTADPAMNIFWMSVSLGALGFAMSASWSSVISLGGKYTGSVSGWINLWGNIGGVLAPIVTAFFVTNYGWNNAFTATSLFGIIAIVAWIFVKPGKQLVPQDK; from the coding sequence ATGGAAAAAGCAATGGGTAAGATCATGACCGCCGCAGCTGAAACGCGGGCTGCTGCTGGTACGATGACGAACTTCCGATGGAAAATCGCGTTTTTAATCTTTTTAATCAGTTTTGTCGCTTATATGGACCGCGTCAACCTTTCCGTTGCAACGCCGGTCATCATGCAGGAATTTGGTTTCACCAAAATCGACATGGGCTTCATTCAGACCTGTTTCTTCGCCAGCTACGCTTTGATGCAGGTCCCCGGCGGTATCCTGGCTGAAAAATTCGGCATGCGCAAGACCGGGGCTTTGGCTATTCTTTGGTGGTCCGTCTTCACGGCCCTGACTGCCTTAGCTAAAGGCAAGATCAGCTTCGCTGCTGTCCGCCTGGCTTTCGGCCTCGGCGAAGGTCCCGTTTTCCCGTCCTTAGGGGCTGCCACCTTTACGTGGTTCAATAAACACGAAAAAGGCAAGGCCAGCTCGTCCATCTTATTAGGCACCTTCTTCGGCCCCGTCGTCGGTCCCGTCGCTACAGTCGCTCTCATGGGCCTCTTCGGCTGGCACGCCGTCTTCATCATCTTCGGTCTCGTCGGCATCGCCCTGGCCTGGGTATGGCACCGCTTCGCCTGCGATAATCCGGCAGACAGCCCTTATGTCAATGCGGAAGAAGCTGCTTACATCAACGAAGGCCGTTCGGCTGACTCCCTGAAGAAAGCCGTCGCTCCCTGGAGCAAATTCCTTCGTTCGACCCAGTTCTGGGCTGTCGGCATCCAGTTCATGGTCGTCGACTACATCATGTACGTCTTCCTGGCATGGCTTCCCATGTATTTGACGGAAGTTCACAACATGTCCCTGAAATCCATGGGCTTCTGGGCTTCCTGCCCGTGGATTGCTTTGATGGCTATGGTCTTCTTAGCCGGCTTCGTTTCCGACAAGATCGCCAATGGCAGCCACAGCGAAATGCAGTATAAAATGCGTACCGTTACGGCCATGGCCGGCGTAGCCGTTACGTCTCTCGGCCTGTACATCGCATCTCATACGGCCGACCCGGCTATGAACATCTTCTGGATGTCCGTTTCCCTCGGTGCTTTGGGCTTCGCTATGAGCGCCAGCTGGTCTTCCGTCATCTCCCTGGGCGGCAAATACACCGGTTCCGTTTCCGGCTGGATCAACCTCTGGGGCAACATCGGCGGCGTCCTGGCTCCGATTGTCACCGCTTTCTTCGTCACCAACTACGGCTGGAACAATGCCTTCACGGCAACGTCCCTGTTCGGCATCATCGCCATCGTAGCCTGGATCTTCGTAAAACCGGGCAAACAACTCGTCCCGCAGGATAAGTGA
- a CDS encoding Hsp20/alpha crystallin family protein: MMKGLFPVVTNSDFVFPDTIFDNFFNGFENPTEANYRVPQVDIEDTDKAYILTTDLPGVAKEDINVSYKDDVLTLTAKHEEKKDEKDDKKKYIRKERSSHTFCRQFTVRNIQKDGIQAAFKDGVLTITLPKEDPKKVAEAHRIEVK, encoded by the coding sequence ATGATGAAAGGTTTATTTCCAGTTGTAACGAACAGTGATTTTGTATTCCCTGATACGATTTTTGACAACTTCTTCAATGGTTTTGAAAATCCGACAGAAGCGAACTACCGCGTTCCGCAGGTAGATATCGAAGATACGGACAAGGCTTATATCCTGACGACGGATCTGCCGGGTGTCGCTAAAGAAGATATCAACGTCAGCTACAAAGATGACGTCCTGACGTTGACGGCAAAACATGAAGAAAAGAAAGATGAAAAAGACGATAAGAAGAAATATATCCGCAAAGAACGCAGCAGCCATACTTTCTGCCGTCAGTTCACGGTCCGCAACATCCAGAAAGATGGTATCCAGGCAGCCTTTAAAGACGGTGTCTTGACCATAACCCTGCCGAAAGAAGACCCGAAGAAAGTGGCCGAAGCCCATCGAATCGAAGTTAAATAA
- a CDS encoding Hsp20/alpha crystallin family protein, translated as MNSLFPIVDNEFSVPDVFDNFFNRFMWPSEFTSTMPKVDIEDKGSEYVMTADLPGVQKEDIHLSYDNNVLTLAASHNEQKDSQDDQHNYICKERSSSSFCRQFPVTGIQKEGIQAAFKDGVLTITLPKDAQQAQPTNTIEIQ; from the coding sequence ATGAATAGCTTATTCCCCATTGTTGACAATGAATTTTCCGTTCCCGATGTTTTTGATAACTTCTTCAATCGCTTTATGTGGCCCAGTGAATTTACCAGCACGATGCCGAAAGTCGACATCGAAGACAAAGGCAGCGAATACGTTATGACTGCTGACCTGCCGGGCGTCCAGAAGGAAGACATCCATCTGAGCTATGACAACAACGTCCTGACCTTGGCTGCCAGCCACAACGAACAGAAGGACTCCCAGGATGACCAGCACAACTACATCTGCAAAGAACGTTCCAGTTCGTCCTTCTGCCGTCAGTTCCCTGTCACAGGCATTCAAAAAGAAGGTATCCAGGCTGCTTTCAAAGATGGCGTCCTGACCATAACCCTCCCGAAAGATGCTCAACAGGCACAACCGACTAACACCATTGAAATCCAGTGA
- a CDS encoding cupin domain-containing protein, producing the protein MKERKGCVFSISQDNEPVAGCTISKDVVHQADCQVLYFSLAAQTDISPETYDQVKILYVTAGMLCLYGPEGEREVPQGQVYIARPGIPVGMKSLHGAVYVEITVKEETLMNIDTGKLFSLAGLVPCQDGKIINRDIIQSPKVKFVVMSFGAGTGLSEHAAPGEALIFALEGKAVIRYEGEDHEIKAGENFAFAKNGRHAITADGPFKMALLLTLE; encoded by the coding sequence ATGAAAGAACGAAAAGGTTGTGTTTTTTCTATCAGCCAGGACAATGAACCCGTTGCAGGCTGCACGATTTCTAAGGACGTAGTCCATCAGGCTGACTGCCAGGTCCTTTATTTTTCCCTGGCTGCTCAGACGGACATCAGTCCTGAAACGTATGACCAGGTCAAGATACTTTATGTCACCGCTGGGATGCTGTGCCTCTATGGTCCGGAAGGCGAACGGGAAGTTCCGCAAGGCCAGGTTTACATCGCCCGGCCCGGTATCCCTGTCGGCATGAAGAGCCTTCACGGGGCTGTTTATGTAGAAATTACGGTTAAGGAGGAAACTCTTATGAATATCGATACAGGAAAACTCTTTTCCCTGGCCGGTCTCGTACCTTGCCAGGACGGGAAAATCATCAATCGCGACATCATCCAGTCGCCTAAAGTCAAATTCGTCGTCATGAGTTTCGGTGCCGGTACGGGCCTTTCGGAACATGCCGCACCGGGCGAAGCGCTGATCTTCGCTTTGGAAGGGAAAGCCGTCATCCGCTATGAAGGGGAAGATCATGAAATCAAGGCCGGCGAAAACTTTGCCTTCGCTAAAAACGGCCGCCATGCCATCACTGCCGATGGGCCCTTCAAAATGGCTTTGCTGCTGACATTAGAATAA
- a CDS encoding anaerobic nitric oxide reductase flavorubredoxin: protein MGKKITNKVTWVGKIDWELNEFHGHEYSTEKGSSYNSYLIRDEKTVLMDTVWKPFDDEFVANLKKEIDLKDIDYIVMNHNENDHSGALPALMREIPDTPIYCTKKGEAILRGLYHQDWNFVNVKTGDTLDLGGSQLVFIEAAMLHWPDTMFTYMTGENILFSNDGFGQHYASERMYNDCVDQAELYQEAMKYYANILNLYSPMVTRKIDEILKMDVPVSMICPSHGVIWRKDPLKIVAKYQEWAKAYQENQITIIYDTMWNSTRRMAECIAEGLRETDPTLTVKLFNSAVDDKNDIVTEVFKSKAILVGSPTINYGFLFSIGGIMEMIRGLKFKNKKAAAFGSYGWSGEAVKQITALLQGAGFDVVNDGLRCQWNPDQATQDTCRQYGRDFAAAVSASEAKEDEVPTELGDYNNDEQIGQAAKEHFKDWEKDAREGVKGGFAG, encoded by the coding sequence ATGGGTAAAAAAATTACAAACAAAGTAACTTGGGTAGGTAAAATCGACTGGGAATTGAACGAATTTCACGGCCACGAATATTCCACAGAAAAGGGTTCTTCGTATAACTCTTATTTGATCCGCGATGAAAAGACGGTCCTCATGGATACGGTCTGGAAACCTTTCGACGATGAATTTGTCGCCAACTTGAAAAAAGAAATCGACCTCAAAGACATCGACTATATCGTCATGAACCACAACGAAAATGACCACAGCGGCGCGTTGCCGGCACTGATGCGGGAAATCCCGGATACGCCGATTTACTGCACCAAGAAAGGGGAAGCCATCCTGCGCGGCCTCTATCATCAGGACTGGAACTTCGTCAACGTCAAGACCGGCGATACCCTGGATCTGGGCGGCAGCCAGCTCGTCTTCATCGAAGCCGCCATGCTCCACTGGCCGGACACGATGTTCACCTATATGACCGGTGAAAACATCCTTTTCAGCAACGACGGTTTTGGTCAGCACTATGCCAGCGAAAGAATGTACAACGACTGCGTCGACCAGGCTGAACTCTATCAGGAAGCCATGAAATACTATGCCAACATCCTCAACCTCTACAGCCCCATGGTTACGCGGAAAATCGACGAAATCCTCAAGATGGATGTTCCGGTCAGCATGATTTGCCCGAGCCACGGTGTCATCTGGCGCAAAGATCCCCTGAAAATCGTCGCGAAATACCAGGAATGGGCCAAAGCCTACCAGGAAAACCAGATTACCATCATCTACGATACGATGTGGAATTCCACGCGCCGCATGGCTGAATGCATCGCCGAAGGCCTGCGCGAAACGGACCCGACGCTGACGGTGAAACTCTTCAACTCCGCTGTCGACGACAAGAACGACATCGTTACAGAAGTCTTCAAATCGAAAGCCATCCTCGTCGGTTCGCCGACCATCAACTACGGCTTCCTCTTCTCCATCGGCGGTATCATGGAAATGATCCGCGGCCTGAAATTCAAGAATAAGAAAGCCGCTGCTTTCGGCAGCTACGGCTGGAGCGGCGAAGCAGTCAAACAGATTACGGCTCTCCTTCAGGGCGCTGGCTTCGACGTCGTCAACGACGGCCTGCGCTGCCAGTGGAATCCGGACCAGGCTACGCAGGATACGTGCCGTCAATACGGCCGGGATTTTGCAGCTGCCGTCAGCGCTTCCGAAGCCAAAGAAGATGAAGTACCGACTGAACTGGGCGATTACAACAACGACGAACAGATCGGCCAGGCTGCTAAAGAACATTTCAAAGATTGGGAAAAAGACGCTCGCGAAGGCGTCAAAGGCGGCTTTGCTGGCTAA
- a CDS encoding [Fe-Fe] hydrogenase large subunit C-terminal domain-containing protein produces MKTLDELYQQMLKRAAEGKPVGVDGDPKLIDCLAHPDDHPLIWRVKPCLCPPDEPHHCQEACDWGAITSGPDGIAIDDSQCVGCQACVDACKLDTLKTRKDIIPVVQELHDYDGPIYAMVAPAVSGQFGPDITMGKLRTAFKRLGFTGMLEVAVFADILTLKEALEFDKNINSEDQFQLTSCCCPMWIAMIKKLYHQLLPNVPGSVSPMIAGGRTVKALHPKAKTVFIGPCLAKKAERKEPDLVGAVDYVLTYQELRDLFSVTNIDLASLPEDNLPHASEAGISYAYAGGVSEAVTETVHQLNPDRQVDIKTRKADGVPACKAMINDILAGNRDGNFFEGMGCMGGCVGGPRAIIKKEEGKANVQAYGKQAAYKTPMENPYVIELLKKLGFPTVEEFLERSHLYDRKFD; encoded by the coding sequence ATGAAAACATTAGATGAATTATATCAGCAGATGCTCAAGCGGGCTGCGGAAGGCAAACCGGTCGGTGTCGATGGCGACCCGAAATTGATTGACTGTCTGGCTCATCCCGATGACCATCCCCTGATCTGGCGGGTCAAACCCTGTCTCTGTCCGCCTGATGAACCGCATCACTGCCAGGAAGCCTGCGATTGGGGCGCCATTACGTCTGGTCCCGACGGCATTGCCATCGACGACAGCCAGTGCGTCGGCTGCCAGGCCTGTGTCGATGCTTGTAAGCTCGATACCCTGAAGACACGGAAAGACATCATCCCTGTCGTTCAGGAACTGCATGATTACGACGGCCCTATTTACGCCATGGTCGCCCCTGCCGTATCCGGCCAGTTCGGTCCCGATATTACCATGGGGAAATTGCGGACGGCTTTCAAGCGCCTGGGCTTTACGGGCATGCTGGAAGTCGCTGTCTTTGCCGATATCCTGACCTTGAAAGAAGCTCTGGAATTTGACAAGAACATCAATAGCGAAGATCAGTTCCAGCTCACCAGCTGCTGCTGCCCCATGTGGATCGCCATGATCAAGAAACTCTATCACCAGCTCCTGCCTAACGTGCCTGGCTCTGTTTCGCCCATGATTGCCGGCGGCCGCACGGTGAAAGCCCTTCATCCCAAAGCCAAGACCGTCTTCATCGGACCCTGCCTGGCTAAGAAAGCCGAACGGAAAGAACCGGACCTGGTCGGTGCTGTCGATTACGTCCTGACCTATCAGGAACTGCGCGACCTCTTTTCCGTCACCAATATCGACCTGGCATCCCTGCCGGAAGATAATCTGCCTCACGCTTCGGAAGCGGGCATCAGCTATGCCTATGCCGGCGGCGTCTCCGAAGCCGTCACGGAAACGGTCCATCAGCTGAATCCGGACCGCCAAGTCGACATCAAGACCCGCAAAGCCGATGGCGTCCCGGCTTGCAAAGCCATGATTAACGATATCCTGGCCGGCAACCGCGACGGCAACTTCTTCGAAGGCATGGGCTGCATGGGCGGCTGCGTCGGCGGTCCTCGGGCTATCATCAAGAAAGAAGAAGGCAAAGCCAATGTCCAGGCCTATGGGAAACAAGCGGCCTACAAGACGCCGATGGAAAATCCGTATGTCATCGAACTCTTGAAAAAATTAGGCTTCCCGACGGTCGAAGAATTCCTCGAACGGAGCCACCTGTACGATCGTAAATTTGACTAA
- a CDS encoding uracil-DNA glycosylase, with translation MEENEKMKDWLAGLMSCTSCHLRDEGNRGPTRYSGDCASPLMFVGEGPGGVEDEYGVPLVGPSGQLLDKALWSVGLTRDHVYVTNIVKCRPKNNRTPTLEEGRHCADIHLVKEIELVQPKVIVCLGKVAFQYFYGRAASIMRNRGKWFTWRGYDIMPTYHPAFLLRQTGHELVESKWQVYYDFKAAVEKAKAAIPDYIYQSPEKPDLLTEYAALKETRHL, from the coding sequence ATGGAAGAAAATGAAAAGATGAAGGATTGGCTGGCAGGGCTCATGAGCTGTACGTCCTGTCACTTGCGGGATGAAGGCAACCGCGGGCCGACGCGCTATTCCGGCGACTGCGCGTCGCCGCTGATGTTCGTCGGCGAAGGACCTGGCGGTGTGGAAGATGAATACGGCGTTCCCCTGGTCGGCCCGTCGGGGCAGCTCCTCGACAAGGCCTTGTGGAGCGTCGGCCTCACGCGGGACCACGTCTACGTCACCAACATCGTCAAATGCCGTCCCAAGAACAACCGCACACCGACCCTGGAAGAAGGGCGTCACTGCGCAGATATCCATTTGGTCAAAGAAATCGAGCTGGTCCAGCCGAAGGTCATCGTCTGCCTGGGCAAAGTCGCTTTCCAATATTTCTACGGCCGTGCCGCCAGTATCATGCGCAACCGCGGCAAGTGGTTCACGTGGCGCGGCTACGACATCATGCCGACGTATCACCCGGCCTTCCTCCTGCGCCAGACCGGCCACGAACTGGTCGAATCGAAATGGCAGGTCTACTACGACTTCAAAGCCGCCGTAGAAAAAGCCAAGGCCGCTATACCCGACTATATCTACCAGAGCCCGGAAAAGCCGGACCTCCTGACAGAATATGCGGCACTGAAAGAGACCCGGCATCTGTAG
- a CDS encoding carbon-nitrogen family hydrolase: MKISLIQFPIVTGDRPANFAQVRSHVHTAAAAGSDLAVLPELWDLSFYPPDVFDLADEGGRQGREFLQDLAASCHIQLVGGSLVRRQQGKLYNTTYIIDEEGNLVSSYDKCHLFTPGGEEKVFTPGDHLNTFFLGDVPMASITCYDLRFGEWVRMAALAGAKILFVPAAWPHPRLAHWQILNRARAIENQLFVVAVNSCGTCGDYHFCGHSMIIDPWGEVLAEGGDGEVVVTGEIDLSVIDDIRSRINVFRDRRPELYQLEGKR, encoded by the coding sequence GTGAAAATTTCGCTCATCCAATTTCCCATCGTCACCGGCGACAGGCCGGCCAATTTCGCCCAGGTCCGCAGTCATGTCCATACGGCAGCTGCGGCTGGTTCCGACTTGGCCGTCTTGCCGGAACTATGGGATTTATCGTTCTATCCGCCTGATGTCTTCGACCTGGCCGATGAAGGCGGCCGTCAGGGACGGGAGTTTTTACAGGACTTGGCCGCTTCCTGCCATATCCAGCTTGTCGGCGGGTCCCTGGTCCGGCGCCAGCAGGGAAAATTATACAATACGACGTATATTATCGACGAAGAGGGGAACCTCGTTTCATCGTATGACAAATGCCACTTATTTACGCCTGGTGGGGAAGAGAAAGTCTTCACGCCGGGAGACCATTTGAATACCTTCTTTTTAGGCGATGTGCCGATGGCATCCATCACCTGTTATGACCTGCGTTTCGGTGAATGGGTCCGCATGGCTGCCCTGGCCGGTGCCAAGATTCTCTTTGTCCCGGCCGCCTGGCCTCATCCCCGCCTGGCTCATTGGCAGATCCTCAATCGGGCCCGGGCCATTGAGAACCAGCTTTTCGTCGTCGCCGTCAACAGCTGCGGTACCTGTGGGGATTACCACTTCTGCGGCCATTCCATGATCATCGACCCGTGGGGCGAAGTCCTGGCCGAAGGCGGTGACGGGGAAGTCGTCGTCACCGGGGAAATCGACTTGTCCGTCATCGACGACATTCGCAGCCGCATCAACGTCTTTCGCGACCGGCGGCCGGAATTATACCAGTTAGAAGGGAAGCGGTAA
- a CDS encoding AEC family transporter, with amino-acid sequence MEGVLHGLQGIFEVLFIISIGFILAKKGWFGPDMSAVFTKLVMKISLPLYMLCQLEKDFTHDSLIRIAPDLLLPFASILLAYAVGRVAAKVLHIRQERQGVFITCFFIANTIFIGLPVNLALFGTQSVPSVMLYYMANTTMFWTLGVYHIVNDSLGGKGSMPLFSLQTLKKVFSPPLLGFLAGLALIMANIKLPDFLLTSFQYVGNMATPLSLMVIGIEMTGISLASVRWDRDIIGALVGRFLVCPACVLVLLPFIPVTPMSAQVFTMQASMPAMTQMTVVAKSVGADVRYSTEVSFITVVMGIIVIPLYMFIIG; translated from the coding sequence GTGGAAGGGGTATTGCACGGGTTACAAGGGATTTTTGAGGTGTTGTTCATCATCTCTATCGGTTTCATCTTGGCTAAGAAGGGCTGGTTCGGCCCGGACATGAGCGCCGTCTTTACCAAGCTGGTCATGAAGATAAGCCTGCCCTTATACATGCTCTGCCAGCTGGAAAAGGATTTCACCCACGATTCGCTGATCCGCATTGCGCCGGACCTGCTCCTGCCCTTTGCGTCCATCCTTTTGGCCTATGCCGTCGGCCGCGTGGCAGCCAAAGTCCTGCACATCCGACAGGAACGGCAAGGCGTCTTCATTACGTGTTTCTTCATTGCCAATACCATCTTCATCGGACTGCCCGTCAACCTGGCCCTGTTCGGGACGCAGAGCGTGCCGTCAGTTATGCTCTACTACATGGCCAATACGACGATGTTCTGGACCCTCGGCGTCTACCACATCGTCAACGACAGCCTGGGCGGCAAGGGGAGTATGCCCCTGTTTTCCCTGCAGACCCTGAAGAAAGTCTTTTCGCCGCCTCTCCTGGGCTTTTTAGCCGGCCTGGCCCTGATCATGGCCAATATCAAGCTGCCCGATTTCCTGCTGACGTCGTTCCAATACGTCGGCAATATGGCGACGCCACTGTCGCTCATGGTCATCGGCATTGAAATGACGGGCATCTCTTTGGCTTCGGTCCGTTGGGACCGGGATATCATCGGCGCCCTCGTCGGCCGCTTCCTGGTCTGTCCGGCCTGCGTCCTGGTATTGCTGCCCTTCATCCCGGTCACGCCTATGTCGGCCCAGGTCTTCACCATGCAGGCCAGCATGCCGGCCATGACTCAGATGACGGTCGTCGCCAAATCCGTCGGTGCCGATGTCCGCTATTCGACGGAAGTCAGCTTCATCACCGTCGTCATGGGCATCATTGTCATCCCTTTATATATGTTCATCATTGGATAG